A genomic window from Gossypium hirsutum isolate 1008001.06 chromosome D12, Gossypium_hirsutum_v2.1, whole genome shotgun sequence includes:
- the LOC107942269 gene encoding protein O-glucosyltransferase 2 isoform X2, with protein sequence MGEHAKIFPGFWPYGDQVILGCIHKVGLGRFKGLVSTTAFLFLFSFVLIAALFNWMQIPIIQGSPLAHMSFTTRSTKKHHERVEFPLNCSVAALQGKKCPNKYPSVFEPDESSTETCSDYFRWIHQDLQQWKTSGITEDMIERGKASAHFRLVIVGGNVYVEKYTRPYQTRDVFTKWGILQLLRLYPGKVPDLDLLFYSGDETKIMRSDYQGPNSTLAPPLFHYCGSEENLDIVFPDWTFWGWAEVNIMPWEDMLRAIKKGRKRTKWEQREPYAFWKGNPHVAKNRLDLMKCNLSDQYDWNVRLYYKNWSKVVDEGFNNSKLEDQCTYSMVPMQHYWPIRRQDKCRDLKFAVEWGNNHTQQAQDIGKAGSKFIEEILTMRNVYDYMFHLLNEYSKLLKYKPTVPSKARRICVESTACKQKGVWKEFLFQSLVKSPSNKPPCELPPPYEPQAIQASMDKIDNIDKQVENWGNAYWNKLNDTNQ encoded by the exons ATGGGAGAACATGCTAAAATATTTCCTGGGTTTTGGCCATACGGTGATCAAGTAATTCTTGGTTGCATTCACAAGGTTGGCCTTGGACGCTTCAAAGGATTGGTCTCAACAActgcttttcttttcctcttttccttCGTTCTTATTGCAGCCTTGTTTAATTGGATGCAAATT CCTATCATACAAGGTTCTCCATTAGCCCATATGAGTTTCACCACAAGAAGTACCAAAAAGCACCACGAAAGGGTTGAATTCCCTCTCAATTGCTCCGTCGCAGCTTTGCAAGGAAAAAAATGCCCGAACAAGTACCCGTCGGTCTTTGAACCCGACGAATCATCAACCGAGACTTGCTCGGACTATTTCCGATGGATCCACCAAGATTTACAACAGTGGAAAACATCAGGCATTACCGAAGACATGATTGAAAGGGGAAAGGCAAGTGCACATTTTAGACTTGTCATTGTTGGGGGCAATGTTTATGTTGAAAAATATACCAGACCATATCAAACAAGGGATGTGTTTACCAAATGGGGCATTTTGCAACTTTTAAGGTTGTACCCTGGTAAAGTACCAGATTTGGACCTATTGTTCTACAGTGGAGATGAGACGAAGATCATGAGAAGTGATTACCAAGGTCCTAATTCTACATTAGCACCGCCGTTGTTTCATTATTGTGGATCCGAGGAAAATTTGGACATTGTCTTCCCTGATTGGACCTTCTGGGGATG GGCTGAAGTTAATATAATGCCAtgggaggacatgttgagggcaATAAAGAAAGGGAGAAAGAGGACCAAGTGGGAACAAAGGGAACCTTATGCCTTTTGGAAGGGTAACCCTCACGTTGCTAAAAATAGGCTTGACCTAATGAAATGTAACCTTTCAGATCAATATGACTGGAATGTTCGACTCTATTACAAG AATTGGAGTAAAGTAGTTGATGAAGGGTTCAATAATTCTAAATTGGAAGATCAATGCACCTACAG CATGGTGCCAATGCAGCATTATTGGCCCATACGCCGCCAAGACAAATGCAGAGACCTTAAGTTCGCCGTTGAATGGGGCAATAATCACACTCAACAG GCACAGGACATAGGGAAGGCAGGGAGCAAATTCATCGAAGAGATTCTAACGATGCGGAACGTATACGATTACATGTTTCACTTGTTGAACGAATACTCAAAGCTATTGAAGTACAAACCGACGGTACCTTCGAAAGCTCGAAGGATATGTGTCGAATCAACGGCGTGCAAGCAAAAAGGTGTATGGAAGGAGTTCTTGTTTCAATCCTTGGTGAAGTCACCAAGCAATAAGCCTCCATGTGAGTTGCCTCCTCCATATGAACCTCAAGCTATTCAAGCTTCAATGGACAAAATAGACAACATAGATAAGCAAGTGGAGAATTGGGGGAATGCATATTGGAATAAGCTAAATGATACCAATCAATAG
- the LOC107942269 gene encoding O-glucosyltransferase rumi homolog isoform X1 yields MGEHAKIFPGFWPYGDQVILGCIHKVGLGRFKGLVSTTAFLFLFSFVLIAALFNWMQIPIIQGSPLAHMSFTTRSTKKHHERVEFPLNCSVAALQGKKCPNKYPSVFEPDESSTETCSDYFRWIHQDLQQWKTSGITEDMIERGKASAHFRLVIVGGNVYVEKYTRPYQTRDVFTKWGILQLLRLYPGKVPDLDLLFYSGDETKIMRSDYQGPNSTLAPPLFHYCGSEENLDIVFPDWTFWGWAEVNIMPWEDMLRAIKKGRKRTKWEQREPYAFWKGNPHVAKNRLDLMKCNLSDQYDWNVRLYYKNWSKVVDEGFNNSKLEDQCTYRYKIYIEGSTWSVSKKYILACDSMTLMIKPRYFDFFSRSMVPMQHYWPIRRQDKCRDLKFAVEWGNNHTQQAQDIGKAGSKFIEEILTMRNVYDYMFHLLNEYSKLLKYKPTVPSKARRICVESTACKQKGVWKEFLFQSLVKSPSNKPPCELPPPYEPQAIQASMDKIDNIDKQVENWGNAYWNKLNDTNQ; encoded by the exons ATGGGAGAACATGCTAAAATATTTCCTGGGTTTTGGCCATACGGTGATCAAGTAATTCTTGGTTGCATTCACAAGGTTGGCCTTGGACGCTTCAAAGGATTGGTCTCAACAActgcttttcttttcctcttttccttCGTTCTTATTGCAGCCTTGTTTAATTGGATGCAAATT CCTATCATACAAGGTTCTCCATTAGCCCATATGAGTTTCACCACAAGAAGTACCAAAAAGCACCACGAAAGGGTTGAATTCCCTCTCAATTGCTCCGTCGCAGCTTTGCAAGGAAAAAAATGCCCGAACAAGTACCCGTCGGTCTTTGAACCCGACGAATCATCAACCGAGACTTGCTCGGACTATTTCCGATGGATCCACCAAGATTTACAACAGTGGAAAACATCAGGCATTACCGAAGACATGATTGAAAGGGGAAAGGCAAGTGCACATTTTAGACTTGTCATTGTTGGGGGCAATGTTTATGTTGAAAAATATACCAGACCATATCAAACAAGGGATGTGTTTACCAAATGGGGCATTTTGCAACTTTTAAGGTTGTACCCTGGTAAAGTACCAGATTTGGACCTATTGTTCTACAGTGGAGATGAGACGAAGATCATGAGAAGTGATTACCAAGGTCCTAATTCTACATTAGCACCGCCGTTGTTTCATTATTGTGGATCCGAGGAAAATTTGGACATTGTCTTCCCTGATTGGACCTTCTGGGGATG GGCTGAAGTTAATATAATGCCAtgggaggacatgttgagggcaATAAAGAAAGGGAGAAAGAGGACCAAGTGGGAACAAAGGGAACCTTATGCCTTTTGGAAGGGTAACCCTCACGTTGCTAAAAATAGGCTTGACCTAATGAAATGTAACCTTTCAGATCAATATGACTGGAATGTTCGACTCTATTACAAG AATTGGAGTAAAGTAGTTGATGAAGGGTTCAATAATTCTAAATTGGAAGATCAATGCACCTACAG ATACAAGATTTATATAGAAGGATCAACATGGTCCGTAAGTAAGAAATACATACTAGCATGTGATAGCATGACATTGATGATAAAGCCCCGATACTTTGATTTTTTCTCGAGAAGCATGGTGCCAATGCAGCATTATTGGCCCATACGCCGCCAAGACAAATGCAGAGACCTTAAGTTCGCCGTTGAATGGGGCAATAATCACACTCAACAG GCACAGGACATAGGGAAGGCAGGGAGCAAATTCATCGAAGAGATTCTAACGATGCGGAACGTATACGATTACATGTTTCACTTGTTGAACGAATACTCAAAGCTATTGAAGTACAAACCGACGGTACCTTCGAAAGCTCGAAGGATATGTGTCGAATCAACGGCGTGCAAGCAAAAAGGTGTATGGAAGGAGTTCTTGTTTCAATCCTTGGTGAAGTCACCAAGCAATAAGCCTCCATGTGAGTTGCCTCCTCCATATGAACCTCAAGCTATTCAAGCTTCAATGGACAAAATAGACAACATAGATAAGCAAGTGGAGAATTGGGGGAATGCATATTGGAATAAGCTAAATGATACCAATCAATAG
- the LOC107947496 gene encoding hevamine-A: protein MAFKLKVSAPFICMMVLVLATGSNGGGISIYWGQNGNEGTLADTCATGNYEYVNIAFLATFGNGQTPMINLAGHCDPYSNCCTGLSSDIKSCQAKGVKLILSIGGGAGSYSLASSDDARQVATYLWNNFLGGTSSSRPLGPAILDGIDFDIEGGTGEYWDELAKYLSGYSKKGKKVYLTAAPQCPFPDAWIGNALKTGLFDYVWVQFYNNPPCQYSSADIANLEDAWKQWTSDIPATNIFLGLPAAPDAAGSGFIPVNDLTSKVLPAIKNSSKYGGVMLWSKYYDDQSGYSSSIKSHV from the coding sequence ATGGCATTCAAGCTTAAAGTATCAGCTCCATTCATCTGCATGATGGTTTTGGTGCTAGCAACTGGTTCCAATGGTGGTGGGATTTCCATCTATTGGGGCCAAAATGGCAACGAAGGCACCCTAGCAGACACTTGCGCTACGGGGAATTATGAATACGTGAATATAGCCTTCTTGGCAACATTTGGAAATGGCCAAACTCCAATGATAAACCTCGCCGGTCATTGCGATCCTTATAGCAATTGTTGTACTGGGTTAAGTTCCGATATTAAATCGTGTCAAGCCAAAGGTGTTAAACTGATTCTTTCTATAGGTGGAGGCGCCGGTAGTTACTCCCTTGCTTCGTCAGATGACGCTAGGCAAGTCGCAACGTATCTTTGGAACAATTTCTTAGGGGGAACATCGTCGTCTCGACCGCTTGGACCGGCTATCCTTGATGGAATTGACTTTGACATCGAGGGAGGTACTGGTGAATACTGGGACGAGCTCGCAAAGTACCTTTCTGGATATAGTAAGAAAGGCAAGAAAGTGTACTTAACGGCGGCTCCTCAATGCCCGTTCCCTGATGCATGGATCGGAAATGCATTGAAAACAGGTCTATTTGATTACGTTTGGGTCCAATTCTATAACAACCCTCCTTGTCAATACTCATCGGCCGATATTGCCAACCTTGAAGATGCATGGAAGCAATGGACATCGGATATTCCGGCGACGAATATTTTTCTTGGACTACCTGCAGCTCCGGATGCAGCGGGTAGCGGTTTCATCCCTGTAAATGATCTAACATCGAAGGTTCTCCCTGCCATAAAGAATTCCTCCAAGTATGGTGGTGTTATGCTTTGGTCCAAGTATTATGATGATCAAAGTGGATATAGCTCTTCCATCAAGAGCCATGTCTaa
- the LOC107947497 gene encoding kiwellin-1, translated as MVEADTCKPSGKLRGKKPPPGKCNKGHDSDCCQEGKFYNTYTCSPPVSSHTKATLTLNGFGPKEDGGGPCECDNNYHKDSELIVALSTGWFNKKKRCMNYINIHGNGKTVKAKVVDECDSTMGCDEDHDYQPPCANNIVDASDAVWDALGVYGDKRGEMEIYWYDA; from the coding sequence ATGGTGGAAGCAGATACATGCAAACCCAGCGGTAAGCTTAGAGGGAAAAAGCCTCCTCCAGGTAAATGTAACAAAGGCCATGATTCTGATTGTTGCCAAGAAGGCAAGTTTTATAACACGTATACATGTTCCCCGCCGGTTTCAAGTCATACCAAGGCAACCCTAACTCTCAACGGATTCGGTCCGAAGGAGGATGGTGGCGGTCCATGTGAATGCGACAACAACTATCATAAAGATTCAGAACTGATCGTGGCGCTTTCGACGGGGTGGTTCAACAAGAAAAAACGGTGTATGAATTATATTAACATTCACGGTAATGGAAAAACTGTTAAAGCTAAGGTAGTCGATGAATGTGACTCCACGATGGGGTGTGATGAAGATCACGATTACCAGCCTCCGTGTGCCAACAACATCGTCGATGCCTCGGATGCAGTTTGGGATGCCTTAGGAGTGTACGGAGATAAACGTGGCGAAATGGAGATATACTGGTATGATGCTTGA